A portion of the Pangasianodon hypophthalmus isolate fPanHyp1 chromosome 20, fPanHyp1.pri, whole genome shotgun sequence genome contains these proteins:
- the acot8 gene encoding acyl-coenzyme A thioesterase 8, with the protein MAETGAGSQTETGDDVSLSFTQSPDLRSVLVTSVLNLEKLDIDLYRGKHHWVPRTRRLFGGQIVGQALVAAAKSVSDDLYAHSLHCYFVRAGDPKVPVLYQVERIRDGRSFCVRSVKAIQHGQPILICQASFHKLQPSPLEHQFTMPSVPPPDALLTVEELIQQYLSDPNVADNTKQGLNKILADEVPIEVKPVNPPDTYTRVPMEPKKLFWVRSKGHIGEADMKLHCCVAAYVSDYSFLGTTMMPYPQYRTQFLASLDHTMWFHNKFRADQWMLYECESPWAGGSRGLVQGRLWRQDGVLAASCAQEGVLRVKDMTQSKL; encoded by the exons ATGGCGGAAACCGGTGCAGGgtcacagacagagacaggagaTGATGTTTCTTTGAGTTTTACACAATCTCCGGATCTCAGAAGCGTCCTGGTGACAAGCGTTCTGAATTTAGAGAAGCTTGACATCGACCTTTACag AGGGAAGCATCACTGGGTTCCTCGGACTCGACGCCTGTTTGGTGGTCAGATTGTGGGTCAGGCTCTGGTGGCTGCTGCCAAATCTGTCAGTGATGATCTCTATGCTCATTCTCTACACTGTTACTTCGTAAGAGCAG GAGACCCTAAGGTTCCGGTGCTTTACCAAGTGGAACGGATTCGAGACGGTCGCAGTTTCTGTGTGCGATCAGTGAAAGCCATCCAGCACGGTCAGCCCATACTGATATGTCAGGCGTCCTTTCACAAGCTGCAGCCCAGTCCGTTAGAGCATCAGTTCACCATGCCCAGCGTCCCCCCACCTGATGCCCTGCTCACAGTGGAGGAACTCATCCAGCAGTACCTCAG TGACCCGAATGTAGCTGATAACACTAAACAGGGGCTGAATAAAATCCTTGCAGATGAGGTTCCCATTGAGGTAAAGCCAGTGAATCCACCTGACACTTACACACGTGTCCCGATGGAGCCAAAAAAACTGTTCTGGGTACGATCGAAAGGACATATAG gagaGGCTGACATGAAACTGCACTGCTGTGTTGCTGCATATGTGTCTGACTACTCATTCCTCGGCACCACGATGATGCCGTACCCCCAATACAGAACCCAGTTCTTAGCCTCTCTGGATCACACCATGTGGTTCCACAACAAATTCAGAGCAGATCAGTGGATGCTGTATGAATGTGAAAGTCCATGGGCAG gaggcAGCAGAGGCTTGGTGCAAGGCCGCTTGTGGAGACAAGATGGTGTTCTGGCAGCTTCCTGTGCACAAGAGGGAGTGTTACGAGTGAAAGATATGACTCAGAGTAAACTCTAG